The following proteins are co-located in the Engraulis encrasicolus isolate BLACKSEA-1 chromosome 2, IST_EnEncr_1.0, whole genome shotgun sequence genome:
- the ddx17 gene encoding probable ATP-dependent RNA helicase DDX17 has product MRGGSSYGDRDRDRGRDRGPRFGSSRGRSPPGTKKFGNPGERLRKKKWDLDELPKFEKNFYTEHPELQRMSQYDIDEFRRKKEITVRGSGCPKPVTSFSQAHFPQYVMDVLMQQNFKEPTPIQAQGFPLALSGRDMVGIAQTGSGKTLAYLLPAIVHINHQPYLERGDGPICLVLAPTRELAQQVQQVAHDYGKSSRIKSTCVYGGAPKGPQIRDLERGVEICIATPGRLIDFLEVGKTNLRRCTYLVLDEADRMLDMGFEPQIRKIVDQIRPDRQTLMWSATWPKEVRQLAEDFLRDNVQINVGALELSANHNILQIVDVCMDSEKDSKLLQLMEEIMAEKENKTIIFVETKKRCDDLTRRMRRDGWPAMCIHGDKSQPERDWVLAEFRSGKAPILIATDVASRGLDVEDVKFVINYDYPNSSEDYIHRIGRTARSTNKGTAYTFFTPGNLRQARELVRVLEEARQAINPKLLQLVDSGRGGGGGGGRSRFRGSGSNSNNPNLMYQEECDRRMRTVGGGSKDSRGGSSGGSGGFSRDGRRDGGDRSSSSSSSYRDRSGRDGRDNSYSSGSNSYSGGGGGGGGGSGGQYGSSYSSGGGGGGQYNSRSGGQSGGGSAGSGGGPDQSGQLGNMGGRSGNPPPPPTGPQPLMAQQFSPAQPMMGFIGQGGPYQFAPPPPPPPSRK; this is encoded by the exons ATGAGAGGTGGTTCGTCGTATGGAGACAGAGACCGAGATCGTGGACGCGACAGGGG GCCTCGGTTCGGCTCCAGTCGTGGGCGTTCACCGCCTGGGACGAAGAAATTTGGCAATCCAGGCGAGCGCCTTCGTAAAAAGAAATGGGATTTGGATGAACTTCCTAAATTTGAAAAGAACTTTTACACAGAACATCCTGAACTTCAACGAATGAGCCAG TATGACATTGACGAGTTCCGGAGGAAGAAGGAGATAACTGTGAGGGGCTCAGGCTGCCCCAAACCTGTCACCAGCTTCTCACAGGCTCACTTCCCAC aatatGTGATGGATGTCCTAATGCAGCAGAACTTCAAGGAGCCCACTCCCATCCAGGCCCAGGGCTTCCCTCTGGCCCTGAGTGGAAGAGACATGGTGGGCATTGCCCAGACCGGCTCAGGGAAGACACTTGCA TACCTGCTCCCAGCCATAGTCCACATCAACCACCAGCCCTATCTGGAGCGAGGAGATGGACCTATT TGTTTGGTTCTGGCCCCGACCCGAGAGCTGGCTCAGCAGGTCCAGCAGGTGGCGCATGACTACGGCAAGTCCTCCCGCATCAAGAGCACCTGCGTCTACGGGGGAGCGCCCAAGGGCCCACAGATACGAGACCTGGAGAGAG GAGTGGAGATCTGCATTGCCACCCCAGGCCGCCTGATTGACTTCCTTGAGGTGGGCAAGACCAACCTGCGGCGCTGTACATACCTGGTGCTGGACGAGGCCGACCGCATGCTGGACATGGGCTTCGAGCCCCAGATCCGCAAGATCGTCGACCAGATTCGG CCCGACAGACAGACCCTGATGTGGAGTGCCACCTGGCCCAAGGAGGTGCGTCAGCTGGCGGAGGACTTCCTGAGGGACAACGTGCAGATCAACGTGGGAGCCCTAGAGCTCAGTGCCAACCACAATATCCTGCAGATTGTGGACGTCTGCATGGACAGTGAGAAGGACAGCAA ACTGCTTCAGCTGATGGAGGAGATCATGGCGGAGAAGGAGAACAAGACCATCATCTTTGTGGAGACCAAGAAACGATGCGATGACCTGACGCGCCGCATGAGGCGAGATGG GTGGCCAGCAATGTGCATCCATGGTGACAAGAGTCAACCTGAGAGAGACTGGGTGCTAGCAG AGTTCCGCAGTGGAAAAGCCCCCATTCTTATTGCAACAGATGTGGCCTCTCGTGGTTTGG ACGTGGAGGACGTCAAGTTCGTCATCAACTACGACTACCCCAACTCGTCCGAGGACTACATCCACCGCATCGGGCGTACGGCCCGCAGCACCAACAAGGGCACGGCCTACACCTTCTTCACACCTGGCAACCTGCGGCAGGCGCGGGAGCTGGTGCGCGTCCTGGAGGAGGCCCGGCAGGCCATCAACCCCAAGCTGCTGCAGCTAGTGGACTCGGGTCGcgggggcggaggaggag GTGGGCGGTCTCGTTTCCGTGGCAGCGGTTCCAACTCCAACAACCCCAATCTGATGTACCAGGAGGAGTGCGACCGCCGCATGCGCACCGTGGGCGGGGGCAGCAAGGACAGCCGCGGTGGCTCCAGTGGCGGCAGCGGCGGCTTCAGTCGTGATGGGAGACGCGATGGTGGAGAccgctcctcgtcctcctcgtcctcctatCGCGACCGCAGTGGCAGGGATGGACGCGACAATAGCTACAGCTCTGGCTCCAACTCCtacagtggtggtggggggggggggggggggggcagtgggggtCAGTATGGAAGCAGCTatagcagtggaggaggaggaggcggccagtATAACTCCAGAAGCGGTGGCCAATCAGGTGGAGGTTCGGCAGGTAGTGGGGGAGGGCCTGACCAGTCTGGCCAACTTGGCAACATGGGGGGCCGCTCGGGAAACCCTCCTCCGCCCCCCACCGGGCCACAGCCCCTCATGGCCCAGCAGTTCTCCCCTGCCCAGCCAATGATGGGCTTCATAGGCCAGGGAGGACCCTATCAGTTTGCTccgccaccaccccctcccccgtcaaggaaatga